Proteins from one Corynebacterium epidermidicanis genomic window:
- the putP gene encoding sodium/proline symporter PutP, translating into MSEHSWFLIAIVIYMSAMVAIGWWSYRQTSKYDEYMLGGRGLSPTVAALSAGASDMSGWLLMGLPGALFVTGFSELWIAIGLLIGCWVNWKIVAPRLRAYTEVAHNSITVPSFFENRVHDTSRLLRIVSAVVILVFFTFYVSSGIVSGGRYFESTFGGDYLTGMLIVAVITVGYTFVGGFLAVSYTDAVQGLIMFASLIAVPAMALVALDNPSDIFSWASSHEYGPYPDGNPTYFSMISGVSLAAIIGNLAWGLGYFGQPHIVVRFMAMRKPSDAVPGRRIGVFWMLLCVLGAVFTALIGTVFFSQNPDIAVTDRENFETVFLDMGRILFHPLIAGLVLTAVLAAIMSTISSQLLVTSSALIEDLYMIVVKRQPRQKNLIWLSRGAVLAVAIIGVLLAINPSDSILGLVGFAWAGFGSAFGPIMLASLYWKRLNAAGALAGMVTGAVVSFAWGMSPLADSMYEMVPGFALATVAMVLVSLITKAPDAHTADLFDQAVRLSREKGDLTEQMLDHNFTSVPNKKTT; encoded by the coding sequence ATGAGCGAACACTCTTGGTTTCTCATCGCCATCGTCATTTACATGTCGGCTATGGTCGCCATTGGCTGGTGGTCTTACCGGCAGACCAGCAAGTACGACGAGTACATGCTGGGAGGGCGCGGGCTAAGCCCCACGGTTGCGGCACTTTCAGCCGGCGCCTCCGACATGTCTGGATGGCTGCTGATGGGTTTGCCAGGCGCATTGTTCGTGACCGGCTTTTCCGAGCTATGGATTGCGATCGGCTTGCTCATTGGCTGTTGGGTGAACTGGAAGATCGTCGCCCCGCGGTTGCGCGCCTACACCGAAGTGGCCCACAATTCGATCACGGTCCCAAGTTTTTTTGAAAACCGCGTCCACGACACCTCCCGGCTACTGCGTATTGTGTCGGCGGTCGTCATCCTGGTGTTCTTCACCTTCTATGTCTCTTCCGGAATCGTCTCGGGCGGTCGCTACTTCGAATCCACTTTTGGCGGTGACTACCTCACCGGCATGCTGATCGTCGCGGTCATCACGGTGGGATACACCTTCGTGGGTGGCTTCCTGGCGGTGAGCTACACCGACGCCGTCCAGGGCCTGATCATGTTCGCTTCCTTGATCGCCGTACCTGCGATGGCGCTGGTAGCGCTGGACAACCCGAGTGATATTTTCTCTTGGGCGTCTTCGCATGAGTACGGCCCCTACCCGGACGGCAACCCAACCTACTTCTCAATGATCTCGGGCGTCTCACTGGCCGCAATCATCGGCAACTTGGCCTGGGGCTTGGGCTACTTTGGCCAGCCACACATCGTGGTCCGTTTCATGGCGATGCGCAAGCCTAGCGACGCCGTCCCGGGTCGCCGCATCGGCGTGTTCTGGATGCTGCTCTGCGTGCTGGGAGCGGTGTTTACTGCACTGATCGGCACGGTGTTCTTCTCCCAGAACCCCGACATCGCTGTCACCGACCGCGAAAACTTCGAAACCGTCTTCCTCGACATGGGCCGAATCCTGTTCCACCCGCTGATCGCAGGCTTGGTGCTCACCGCAGTGCTGGCGGCGATCATGTCCACCATTTCTTCCCAGCTGCTCGTGACCTCCTCCGCATTGATCGAAGATCTCTACATGATCGTGGTCAAGCGCCAGCCACGTCAAAAGAACCTCATTTGGCTTTCGCGTGGCGCGGTGCTCGCCGTGGCGATCATCGGCGTGCTGCTTGCCATAAACCCTTCCGATTCCATCCTCGGACTCGTCGGTTTTGCCTGGGCTGGCTTCGGTTCCGCCTTCGGCCCAATCATGCTGGCCTCGCTGTACTGGAAGCGTCTCAACGCTGCTGGAGCGTTGGCGGGCATGGTCACCGGTGCAGTCGTGTCGTTTGCGTGGGGTATGAGCCCACTCGCGGATTCTATGTATGAAATGGTGCCGGGGTTTGCGCTGGCTACCGTCGCGATGGTGCTTGTTTCCCTAATCACCAAGGCCCCCGACGCCCATACCGCCGATCTTTTCGACCAAGCCGTCCGGCTCTCCCGCGAAAAGGGCGATTTGACCGAGCAGATGCTCGACCACAACTTCACCTCCGTGCCCAACAAGAAAACTACTTAA